In Columba livia isolate bColLiv1 breed racing homer chromosome 20, bColLiv1.pat.W.v2, whole genome shotgun sequence, a genomic segment contains:
- the INTS2 gene encoding integrator complex subunit 2 produces the protein MAECSGLQFVSPYAFEAMQKVDVVRLAALSDPELRLLLPCLVRMALCAPADQSQSWAQDKKLILRLLSGVEAVNSIVALLSVDFHALEQDASKEQQLRHKLGGGSGESVLVSQLQHGLTLEFEHSDSPRRLRLVLSELLAIMNKVSESNGEFFLKSSELFESPVYLEEAADVLCILQAELPSLLPIVDVAEALLHVKNGAWFLCLLVANVPDSFNEVCRGLIKNGERQDEESVGGRRRTEALRHLCKMNPSQALRVRGMVVEECHLPGLGVALTLDHTKNESSDDGVSDLVCFVSGLLLGTNAKVRTWFGTFIRNGQQRKRDNISSVLWQMRRQLLLELMGILPTVRSTHIVEEADVDTEPNVSVYSGLKEEHVVKASALLRLYCALMGIAGLKPTDEEAEQLLQLMTSRPPATPAGVRFVSLSFCMLLAFSTLVSTPEQEQLMVMWLSWMIKEEAYFESISGVSASFGEMLLLVAMYFHSNQLSAIIDLVCSTLGMKIVIKPSSLSRMKTIFTQEIFTEQVVTAHAVRVPVTGNLSANITGFLPIHCIYQLLKSRSFTKHKVSIKDWIYRQLCETTTPLHPQLLPLIDVYINSILNPATKSNPEATNQPVTEQEILNVFQGLSGGENTRLGQRYSITTQLLVLYYVLSYEEALLANTKILAGMQKKPKSYSSALMDQIPIKYLIRQAQGLQQELGGLHSALLRLLATNYPHLCIVDDWICEEQITGTDALLRRMLLTNIAKNHSPKQLQEAFSMLPGNHTQLMQILEHLTLLSAGELIPYAEVLTSNMNLLLNAGIPRRILQTINKLWMVLNTVMPRRLWVMTVNALQPSGKIVRQQKYTQIDLMIDPLIVLRCDPRVHRSPPLMDITLHMLNGYLLASKAYLNSHLKETAEQDIRPSQNNTMGPEAPEVTREELKNALLAAQDSAAVQILLEICLPTEDEKAQSSNPHSLLKSVCGATGPKSPEPEEEDSLLCNLREVQCLICCLLHQMYIADPNIVKLVHFQGYPCELLALTVAGIPSMHICLDFIPELIAQPELEKQIFAIQLLSFLCIQYALPKSLSVARLAINVMGTLLTVLTQSKRYAFFMPTLPCLVSFCQAFPPLYEDIMSLLIQIGQVCASDVATQTRDFDPIITRLQQLKEKPHELSGLCTDSLNKSYSRDVTCLDPDVRLCQCVENTIIEIINMSVSGV, from the exons atggcCGAGTGCTCGGGCCTGCAGTTCGTCAGCCCCTACGCGTtcgaggccatgcagaaggtgGACGTGGTGCGCCTGGCCGCCCTGAGCGACCCCGagctgcggctgctgctgccctgcttgGTGCGCATGGCGCTGTGCGCCCCCGCCGACCAGAGCCAGAGCTGGGCGCAGGACAAGAAGCTCATCCTGCGGCTCCTCTCGGGCGTGGAGGCGGTGAACTCCATCGTGGCCTTGCTCTCCGTGGACTTCCACGCCCTGGAGCAGGACGCcagcaaagagcagcagctccg GCACAAGCTCGGAGGAGGCAGCGGAGAAAGCGTCTTGGTGTCGCAGCTGCAGCACGGGCTGACGCTGGAGTTCGAGCACAGCGATTCGCCTCGGCGGCTTCGGCTCGTGCTCAGCGAATTACTGGCGATTATGAACAAG GTGTCGGAATCAAATGGTGAGTTTTTTCTCAAGTCTTCTGAGCTCTTCGAGAGTCCTGTTTATCTGGAGGAGGCAGCAGATGTTCTCTGCATTTTGCAAGCAG AGCTGCCGTCGCTGTTGCCGATAGTTGATGTGGCCGAAGCTCTGTTGCACGTTAAGAACGGAGCCTGGTTCCTCTGCCTGCTGGTGGCCAACGTTCCCGACAGCTTTAACGAGG TCTGTAGGGGTTTGATTAAGAACGGTGAGCGGCAGGATGAGGAGAGTGTTGGAGGCCGTCGGAGAACAGAAGCTCTTCGCCACCTGTGTAAAATGAACCCTTCTCAAGCTCTGAGGGTCCGAGGCATGGTG GTGGAAGAGTGTCATCTGCCAGGACTTGGTGTGGCTTTGACCTTGGATCACACCAAAAATGAATCTTCAGATGATGGAGTGAGTGACCTGGTGTGTTTTGTGAGTGGTTTGCTGCTTGGAACAAATGCAAAGGTTCGAACTTGGTTTGGAACTTTTATCCGGAATGGCCAACAG agaaaaagagataatATCAGTTCTGTGCTTTGGCAAATGAGGAGgcagctgctcctggagctcatgggaatccttcccacggTTCGCAGCACACACATTGTTGAAGAAGCAGATGTCGATACGGAGCCAAACGTGTCCGTGTATTCAGGACTGAAGGAAGAGCACGTCGTGAAAGCCAGCGCATTGTTACGTCTCTATTGCGCTTTGATGGGAATTGCTGGGCTGAA GCCGACGGATGAAGAAGccgagcagctcctgcagctgatGACCAGCCGGCCCCCCGCAACTCCAGCTGGCGTTCGCTTTGTGTCCCTTTCCTTCTGCATGCTCCTGGCCTTCTCCACGCTCGTCAG CACCCCAGAGCAGGAGCAACTGATGGTAATGTGGCTCagctggatgataaaggaagaagCTTACTTTGAAAG CATTTCTGGCGTGTCAGCTTCTTTCGGAGAGATGCTTCTCCTGGTAGCCATGTATTTCCACAGCAATCAGCTCAGCGCTATCATCGATTTGGTCTGTTCCACTCTGGGAATGAAG aTTGTTATTAAGCCCAGCTCGCTCAGCAGAATGAAGACAATCTTCACGCAGGAGATTTTCACTGAacag GTTGTTACGGCCCACGCGGTTCGTGTGCCCGTCACGGGCAATCTCAGTGCCAACATCACTGGGTTTTTACCTATTCACTGCATTTACCAGCTGTTAAAAAGTCGATCATTCACCAAGCACAAAGTCTCCATTAAG GACTGGATCTATCGGCAGCTCTGTGAAACCACCACCCCGCTCCATCCTCAGTTGCTTCCTCTTATTGATGTCTATATCAACTCCATTCTCAATCCTGCAACTAAATCCAACCCAGAGGCCACAAATCAGCCTGTCACGGAACAGGAGATACTGAATGTTTTTCAAGGACTCTCTGGG GGGGAAAATACTCGTCTTGGTCAACGATACAGCATCACAACGCAATTGCTTGTCCTCTACTATGTGCTGTCGTACGAAGAAGCACTTCTGGCAAACACAAAGATCCTGG CTGGTATGCAGAAAAAACCCAAGTCTTACTCCTCAGCATTGATGGACCAGATCCCGATCAAGTACCTGATCCGGCAggcgcaggggctgcagcaggagctgggag GTTTGCATTCCGCACTGCTGCGCCTTCTTGCAACCAACTACCCACACCTCTGCATCGTGGACGACTGGATCTGTGAGGAACAGATCACGGGCACCGATGCCTTGTTGAGGAGGATGCTGCTTACAAACATCGCCAAGAATCACTCTCCCAAACAGCTCCAGGAAG CGTTTTCCATGCTGCCTGGAAATCACACCCAGCTGATGCAGATCTTAGAGCATTTAACGCTTCTCTCAGCCGGCGAATTGATCCCATATGCAGAAGTATTGACATCAAATATGAATCTCCTGCTGAATGCTGGAATCCCTCGGAGGATTCTTCAAACCATCAATAAACTTTGGATGGTTCTTAACACCGTCATGCCGAGAAG GTTGTGGGTGATGACTGTTAACGCTCTGCAGCCCTCAGGGAAAATAGTCCGACAGCAGAAATACACTCAGATTGATCTGATGATCGATCCTCTGATTGTACTGAGATGTGATCCCAGAGTTCACAG GAGTCCTCCTCTGATGGATATAACCTTACATATGTTGAATGGGTATCTTCTTGCTTCCAAAGCTTACCTCAATTCTCACCTAAAAGAAACAGCGGAGCAGGACATTAGACCGTCACAAAACAACACGATGGGTCCAGAGGCCCCAGAAGTTACCagggaagaattaaaaaatgcattgcttgCTGCTCAG GacagtgctgctgtgcagaTTCTTCTCGAGATCTGCTTACCTACAGAAGACGAGAAAGCCCAGAGCAGCAACCCCCACAGTTTGCTGAAGAGCGTTTGTGGTGCCACGGGCCCCAAGAGCCCCGAGCCAGAAGAAGAAGATAGTTTGCTGTGCAACCTTCGCGAGGTCCAGTGTCTGATCTGCTGTCTGCTGCATCAGATGTACATCGCTGATCCCAACATAGTCAAACTCGTTCATTTCCAG GGTTACCCATGTGAGCTGCTGGCACTGACGGTGGCGGGGATCCCGTCCATGCACATCTGTCTGGATTTCATACCCGAGCTCATTGCCCAGCCCGAGCTTGAAAAACAG ATATTTGCCATCCAGTTACTCTCATTTTTGTGTATCCAGTACGCGCTGCCCAAATCTCTGAGCGTGGCTCGTTTAGCGATCAATGTGATGGGAACCCTGCTCACAG TTTTAACCCAGTCGAAGCGCTATGCGTTTTTTATGCCGACCCTGCCTTGTTTGGTGTCCTTCTGCCAAGCCTTTCCTCCTCTCTATGAGGATATTATGTCTCTGCTGATACAAATAGGACAAGTTTGTGCCTCTGATGTTGCTACGCAGACAAGAGACTTCGACCCGATTATTACAC GGCTCCAGCAACTCAAGGAGAAACCACATGAGCTGTCAGGACTCTGTACCGATTCACTTAACAAAAGTTACTCAAGGGACGTCACATGCTTGGACCCTGATGTTCGGTTGTGCCAATGTGTTGAAAATACAATCATTGAAATAATTAACATGAGCGTAAGTGGAGTTTAG